The following are encoded in a window of Thermoflexus sp. genomic DNA:
- a CDS encoding GlsB/YeaQ/YmgE family stress response membrane protein, with amino-acid sequence MGILLWIVFGLIAGALAKFIMPGRQGGGIILTIVLGIVGAVVGGFIGTLLGFGGISGFDLRSLALAIVGALVVLFLYGMFVGRGR; translated from the coding sequence ATGGGAATTCTATTGTGGATCGTCTTCGGTCTGATTGCTGGCGCTTTGGCGAAGTTCATTATGCCTGGCCGGCAAGGCGGAGGGATTATCCTGACCATTGTGCTGGGCATTGTAGGAGCGGTGGTCGGGGGGTTCATTGGCACCCTGCTGGGCTTCGGAGGCATCAGCGGGTTTGATCTGCGCAGCCTGGCCCTCGCGATCGTGGGCGCGTTGGTGGTGCTGTTCTTGTATGGGATGTTCGTGGGTCGAGGCCGCTGA